The Sesamum indicum cultivar Zhongzhi No. 13 unplaced genomic scaffold, S_indicum_v1.0 scaffold01910, whole genome shotgun sequence genome contains a region encoding:
- the LOC105180365 gene encoding protein CHROMATIN REMODELING 20-like isoform X1, whose amino-acid sequence MVQALLFCQMLLAEKRGNPHRKFGNAFIYMQDWWREFLQDNTYKEVNYSGKMVLLLDILTMCSYMGDKALVFSQSLLTLDLIEFYLSKLPRPAKNGKCWKKRKDWYRCIWILLTCLTLYGYRNLD is encoded by the exons CTTGCAGAGAAGCGGGGCAATCCTCACAGAAAATTTGGTAACGCATTTATATACATG CAGGACTGGTGGAGAGAGTTTCTTCAGGACAATACTTACAAGGAGGTCAATTACAGTGGCAAAATGGTTTTGCTACTTGATATCCTGACAATGTGCTCATACATGGGTGATAAGGCACTGGTCTTTAGCCAGAGCTTATTAACTTTGGACCTGATTGAAttttatctttcaaaattGCCTCGTCCAGCAAAGAATGGAAAATGTTGGAAGAAAAGGAAGGATTGGTACAGGTGCATATGGATACTTTTAACTTGCTTAACACTATACGGATATAGAAATCTGGACTGA
- the LOC105180365 gene encoding protein CHROMATIN REMODELING 20-like isoform X2 has product MVQALLFCQMLLAEKRGNPHRKFGNAFIYMDWWREFLQDNTYKEVNYSGKMVLLLDILTMCSYMGDKALVFSQSLLTLDLIEFYLSKLPRPAKNGKCWKKRKDWYRCIWILLTCLTLYGYRNLD; this is encoded by the exons CTTGCAGAGAAGCGGGGCAATCCTCACAGAAAATTTGGTAACGCATTTATATACATG GACTGGTGGAGAGAGTTTCTTCAGGACAATACTTACAAGGAGGTCAATTACAGTGGCAAAATGGTTTTGCTACTTGATATCCTGACAATGTGCTCATACATGGGTGATAAGGCACTGGTCTTTAGCCAGAGCTTATTAACTTTGGACCTGATTGAAttttatctttcaaaattGCCTCGTCCAGCAAAGAATGGAAAATGTTGGAAGAAAAGGAAGGATTGGTACAGGTGCATATGGATACTTTTAACTTGCTTAACACTATACGGATATAGAAATCTGGACTGA